Proteins encoded in a region of the Dendropsophus ebraccatus isolate aDenEbr1 chromosome 11, aDenEbr1.pat, whole genome shotgun sequence genome:
- the WARS2 gene encoding tryptophan--tRNA ligase, mitochondrial encodes MALSIIRRAVRSRLRSGHRSLTTDPHRWDQPPAPRVFSGIQPTGIPHLGNLLGALQSWVSLQGEFSSVLYSIVDLHSITVPQEPESLRGSVLDMAACLLACGVDPDKSCLFQQSQVPEHAELGWVLSCVTSMPRLRHLPQWKMKSQNDGSVGLFIYPVLQAADILLYHSTHVPVGEDQVQHLELTQDLARIFNRRYGEFFPIPRALMSNAKKIRSLRDPSVKMSKSDPQPLATVRLTDAPEDIVLKFRKAVTDFTSEVTYDPETRAGVSNLVAIHSAVSGLTPKEVVRQSRGLDTAQYKLVVAEAVIAKLVPIREEIHRLRGDTGYLTEVLTRGTHRAREMAAPVYDTVCRMVGLR; translated from the exons CCCCCCGCCCCTCGCGTCTTCTCCGGCATCCAGCCCACAGGCATCCCGCACCTAGGGAACCTCCTGGGGGCGCTGCAGAGCTGGGTCAGCCTCCAGGGGGAGTTCAGCTCGGTGCTGTACAGCATTGTGGACCTGCACTCCATTACAGTCCCCCAGGAGCCGGAGTCCCTGCGGGGGAGCGTGCTGGACATGGCCGCCTGCCTGCTGGCCTGCGGGGTGGACCCTGACAAGAGCTGCCTCTTCCAGCAGTCCCAG GTCCCGGAGCATGCAGAGCTCGGCTGGGTGCTCAGCTGTGTCACCTCCATGCCACGGCTCCGCCATCTGCCCCAGTGGAAG ATGAAGAGTCAGAATGATGGGAGCGTGGGGCTGTTCATCTATCCGGTGCTGCAGGCGGCTGACATTCTGCTCTACCA TTCCACACACGTTCCGGTCGGGGAAGATCAGGTGCAGCACTTAGAGCTGACGCAGGATCTGGCGCGGATCTTCAATCGACGTTATGGAGAATTCTTCCCCATCCCCCGAGCTTTAATGA GCAACGCCAAGAAGATCCGCTCCCTACGAGACCCCTCGGTGAAGATGTCAAAATCGGACCCCCAGCCCCTGGCCACAGTACGGCTGACGGACGCCCCAGAGGATATTGTCCTGAAATTCCGCAAGGCTGTGACGGACTTCACCTCTGAGGTGACCTACGACCCTGAGACGCGTGCAGGCGTCTCCAACCTGGTGGCTATCCACAGTGCTGTGAGCGGCCTGACCCCCAAGGAGGTGGTGCGGCAGAGCCGGGggctggacactgcacagtacaagCTGGTGGTGGCGGAGGCGGTGATCGCCAAGCTGGTGCCCATCCGGGAAGAGATCCACAGACTCCGGGGGGACACAGGCTATCTTACAGAGGTGCTAACCCGCGGGACTCATCGGGCACGAGAGATGGCAGCTCCAGTGTACGACACTGTCTGCAGGATGGTCGGGCTGAGGTGA